From a region of the Synchiropus splendidus isolate RoL2022-P1 chromosome 12, RoL_Sspl_1.0, whole genome shotgun sequence genome:
- the txlnba gene encoding beta-taxilin isoform X2 — MESSGTSVEAGLPLQTALQPPDQETALSPSSDPPVVVDPVDPMEEFGRRLSDIILNHGSAQAFSDEDKMEDEDSDVSKLLQTLEQLSSPEDKVEELLQRFTRLALSHQRQQGERCSSQAARLELERLCRDLTSYFAVVREEALQRSLQDAEKRADFQKMLTEIQSQIQTHSARNDKLCRENAALTEKLETLVSQSQQRDESLEKMDKHHELQLRLAEAKLQQAEAQLADATDRHKREKEYLLLQAAEWKLHSGGLQSQLTLYSQKFDEFQETLSKSNEIYVRFKKEMENMSEKMKKLEKESNVWKTRFENCNKALNDVMQERTERGHEYDVFVLKIQRLEKLCRALQEERSGLYRKIKEVQQAQSQGCAQVQEADPVLCDNMARLKEEQLKLQEFAAALLSSPAAAEEEEEQEEEELPLDQDLLASAFLHFQTKTSEAPGPAAEELPATLEPEEAKNPETQSHRDQ, encoded by the exons ATGGAGTCGTCCGGCACGTCGGTGGAGGCAGGGCTTCCTCTGCAGACTGCGCTTCAGCCTCCAGACCAGGAGACGGCGCTTTCACCCAGCAGTGACCCCCCGGTGGTGGTGGACCCCGTGGATCCCATGGAGGAGTTTGGCCGACGCCTGAGTGACATCATCCTGAACCACGGCTCGGCTCAG GCGTTCTCTGACGAAGACAAGATGGAGGACGAGGACTCAG aTGTGTCCAAGCTGCTGCAGACCCTGGAGCAGCTGTCGTCCCCGGAGGacaaggtggaggagctgctgcagagatTCACACGGCTG GCTCTCTCTCACCAGCGGCAGCAGGGCGAGCGCTGCAGCAGCCAGGCCGCGCGACTGGAGCTGGAGCGGCTGTGCAGAGACCTGACGTCGTACTTCGCCGTGGTCCGA GAGGAGGCTCTGCAGCGCTCCCTGCAGGATGCGGAGAAGCGCGCTGACTTCCAGAAGATGCTGACGGAGATCCAGAGCCAGATCCAGACGCACAGCGCTCGCAACGACAAGCTGTGCCGAGAAAACGCCGCGCTGACGGAGAAACTGGAGACTCTGGTGAGCCAGAGTCAGCAGAGAGACGAG AGTCTGGAGAAGATGGACAAGCATCACGAGCTGCAGCTGCGACTGGCCGAGGCCAAACTGCAGCAGGCGGAAGCTCAGCTGGCCGACGCCACCGACAGACACAAGAGGGAGAAAGAATAC tTACTCCTTCAGGCAGCAGAGTGGAAGCTTCACTCAGGTGGTCTACAGTCGCAG ctgacGCTCTACTCTCAGAAGTTTGACGAGTTCCAGGAGACTTTGTCAAAGAGCAATGAGATCTACGTTCGCTTCAAGAAGGAGATGGAGAAC ATGtcagagaagatgaagaagctggagaaggagtcCAACGTCTGGAAGACCAGGTTCGAGAACTGCAACAAGGCTCTGAACGATGTGATGCAGGAG AGGACGGAACGGGGTCACGAGTACGACGTCTTTGTCCTGAAGATCCAGAGGCTGGAGAAGTTGTGCCGGgcgctgcaggaggagaggagcggtcTCTACCGCAAGATCAAGGAGGTCCAGCAGGCCCAGAGCCAGGGCTGTGCCCAGGTGCAGGAGGCTGACCCTGTTCTGTGCGACAACATGGCCCGGCtgaaggaggagcagctgaaacTGCAGGAGTTTGCAGCTGCGCTGCTGAGCTCCCCTGCTGCCgccgaggaggaagaagagcaggaggaagaggagcttcCACTGGACCAAGACCTGCTCGCTTCTGCCTTCCTCCACTTCCAAACCAAAACCTCAGAGGCACCAGGACCCGCAGCGGAGGAGCTGCCCGCCACCTTGGAGCCAGAAGAGGCCAAGAACCCAGAGACACAGAGTCACAGAGACCAGTGA
- the LOC128768773 gene encoding kelch-like protein 10 produces the protein MSLQRKCCLKSSAGPSQLAGAACDAVLRVGGAQFPIHKALLSHSSDFFRVMFQRWSAPDQTLFTVSGVSADTMGSMIHFLYSGSVSVRDDNVWNLLQAADYFNVSDMMQACCAHLAEQLCLESCIHLWKFTKSIHPPPPVHGKAFTFIMSHFQELMSSEDFVQLSVQELSVFLEGDQLNIRKERVVFEAIVRWIGLDPGQRGRHMAELLSKVRLALMPLDFIRCEVLTNELVQRDADSLNMVKDAIRTINHILIRPKVRGFRNLPARPRLPNVAMLACGKVTGRFPFNIIMAYDICVDHWVTLSSTLPHRRFYYGVVFLNGFLYCVGGHIAYEITNRVHRFNLSSHTWQEVAPMTDHRYDPAVTVLSGAIYALGGSDGSHKLRSAECLRPEENQWRSIAPMNECRSETSCTAFQNKIYVFGGYNGSHILRSGECYNPKRDQWTLLRPMMWRRAGLGVVANTERVYAVGGRDGQQVLSTVEAYNPRTRAWRTVSPMAKPRQYFGVAVVEDILYVVGGFNGRSFTNRVESYNTQADTWSLTSNTKNLRGAWGCCSVSGLPNMADYLFPRDSLPSLPLWDRRVRVRKQTARYGASVQ, from the exons ATGAGTCTCCAACGCAAGTGTTGCCTCAAGTCAAGCGCGGGCCCCAGCCAGCTGGCAGGAGCAGCGTGTGACGCGGTGCTCCGAGTGGGTGGAGCCCAGTTCCCCATCCACAAGGCGCTCCTGAGCCACAGCAGCGACTTCTTCCG GGTCATGTTCCAACGTTGGTCGGCCCCGGACCAGACCCTCTTTACCGTCTCCGGCGTGTCGGCCGACACCATGGGCTCCATGATCCACTTCCTCTACTCCGGTTCGGTCTCCGTCCGAGACGACAACGTGTGGAACCTCCTGCAGGCGGCGGACTACTTCAACGTCAGCGACATGATGCAGGCCTGCTGCGCCCACCTGGCTGAGCAGCTGTGTCTGGAGAGCTGCATCCATCTGTGGAAGTTCACCAAGTCCATCCACCCGCCTCCCCCGGTCCATGGCAAGgccttcaccttcatcatgaGCCACTTCCAGGAGCTCATGTCCTCAGAGGACTTTGTGCAGCTCAGTGTTCAGGAGCTCAGCGTCTTCCTGGAAGGAGACCAGCTCAACATCAGGAAGGAGCGCGTGGTGTTTGAGGCCATCGTCCGCTGGATCGGTCTGGATCCAGGCCAACGAGGACGACACATGGCTGAGCTGCTGTCCAAG gtgCGGCTGGCCCTGATGCCTCTGGACTTCATCAGATGTGAGGTTCTGACCAACGAGCTGGTCCAGAGAGACGCCGATTCGCTGAACATGGTGAAGGACGCcatcagaaccatcaaccacatccTCATACGGCCCAAGGTGCGGGGCTTCCGGAACCTGCCGGCGCGTCCTCGCCTGCCAAACGTGGCCATGCTGGCTTGCGGGAAAGTCACCGGCAGGTTCCCCTTCAACATCATCATGGCCTATGACATTTGCGTGGACCACTGGGTCACGCTGAGCAGCACACTTCCCCACCGCCGCTTCTACTACGGCGTGGTTTTCCTCAACGGCTTCCTCTACTGCGTCGGAGGCCACATCGCCTACGAGATCACCAACCGGGTTCACCGCTTCAACCTGAGCTCGCACACCTGGCAGGAGGTGGCGCCCATGACAGACCACCGCTACGACCCCGCCGTCACCGTGCTCAGCGGCGCCATCTATGCGCTGGGAGGCTCCGATGGAAGTCACAAGCTCCGCAGCGCCGAGTgtctgagacctgaggagaACCAGTGGAGAAGCATTGCGCCCATGAACGAGTGCCGCAGCGAAACCAGCTGCACTGCCTTCCAAAACAAG ATCTACGTCTTTGGCGGCTACAACGGAAGTCACATCCTGCGATCTGGCGAGTGTTACAACCCCAAGAGAGACCAGTGGACGCTCCTTAGACCTATGATGTGGCGGCGAGCGGGTCTCGGCGTGGTGGCCAACACGGAGCGGGTGTACGCG GTGGGTGGCAGAGACGGGCAGCAGGTGCTCAGCACGGTGGAGGCCTACAACCCCAGGACCCGCGCCTGGCGCACAGTCAGCCCCATGGCCAAGCCGCGGCAGTACTTCGGAGTGGCAGTGGTGGAAGACATTCTCTACGTGGTGGGAGGCTTCAATGGCCGCTCCTTCACCAACAGAGTGGAGTCCTATAACACTCAGGCGGACACGTGGAGTCTGACCTCCAACACCAAGAACCTGCGCGGCGCCTGGGGCTGCTGCTCCGTCTCTGGACTTCCCAACATGGCTGACTACCTTTTCCCCCGGGACTCGCTCCCCTCGCTCCCGCTGTGGGACCGCCGCGTCCGAGTCCGGAAACAGACCGCCAGGTATGGAGCGTCGGTCCAGTGA
- the si:ch211-202p1.5 gene encoding endothelin-1, protein MVTDEGDDDDDEGGDEGSQVKLKGLTVEQGLTVEQGPTAEQGLTVEQGLTVEQGPTAEQGLTVEQGLTVEQGLTAEQGPTAEPSLRGQRRAKRCSCENRRDEECIFFCHIGIVWIHTPSRLLPLGLASARLRREAVRCRCRDASDDKCVRFCRVHTQQETHAW, encoded by the exons ATGGTGAccgatgaaggtgatgatgatgatgatgaaggtggtgatgaag GCTCACAAGTCAAACTTAAGGGCCTCACAGTGGAGCAGGGCCTCACAGTGGAGCAGGGCCCCACGGCGGAGCAGGGCCTCACAGTGGAGCAGGGCCTCACAGTGGAGCAGGGCCCCACGGCGGAGCAGGGCCTCACAGTGGAGCAGGGCCTCACAGTGGAGCAGGGCCTCACAGCAGAGCAGGGCCCCACGGCGGAGCCTTCCCTCAGAGGTCAGCGGCGAGCGAAGCGCTGCTCGTGTGAGAACAGGAGGGATGAGGAGTGTATCTTCTTCTGCCACATTGGCATCGTGTGGATCCACACACCGAG CCGCCTGCTGCCGCTGGGCTTGGCTTCCGCCCGACTCAGAAGAGAAGCAGTCCGCTGCAGGTGCCGCGACGCCAGTGACGACAAGTGTGTGCGCTTCTGCCGGGTCCACACacagcag GAGACACACGCCTGGTGA
- the txlnba gene encoding beta-taxilin isoform X1 produces the protein MESSGTSVEAGLPLQTALQPPDQETALSPSSDPPVVVDPVDPMEEFGRRLSDIILNHGSAQAFSDEDKMEDEDSDVSKLLQTLEQLSSPEDKVEELLQRFTRLALSHQRQQGERCSSQAARLELERLCRDLTSYFAVVREEALQRSLQDAEKRADFQKMLTEIQSQIQTHSARNDKLCRENAALTEKLETLVSQSQQRDESLEKMDKHHELQLRLAEAKLQQAEAQLADATDRHKREKEYLLREAIEKTKKCFTMKEQELNMKKKLTLYSQKFDEFQETLSKSNEIYVRFKKEMENMSEKMKKLEKESNVWKTRFENCNKALNDVMQERTERGHEYDVFVLKIQRLEKLCRALQEERSGLYRKIKEVQQAQSQGCAQVQEADPVLCDNMARLKEEQLKLQEFAAALLSSPAAAEEEEEQEEEELPLDQDLLASAFLHFQTKTSEAPGPAAEELPATLEPEEAKNPETQSHRDQ, from the exons ATGGAGTCGTCCGGCACGTCGGTGGAGGCAGGGCTTCCTCTGCAGACTGCGCTTCAGCCTCCAGACCAGGAGACGGCGCTTTCACCCAGCAGTGACCCCCCGGTGGTGGTGGACCCCGTGGATCCCATGGAGGAGTTTGGCCGACGCCTGAGTGACATCATCCTGAACCACGGCTCGGCTCAG GCGTTCTCTGACGAAGACAAGATGGAGGACGAGGACTCAG aTGTGTCCAAGCTGCTGCAGACCCTGGAGCAGCTGTCGTCCCCGGAGGacaaggtggaggagctgctgcagagatTCACACGGCTG GCTCTCTCTCACCAGCGGCAGCAGGGCGAGCGCTGCAGCAGCCAGGCCGCGCGACTGGAGCTGGAGCGGCTGTGCAGAGACCTGACGTCGTACTTCGCCGTGGTCCGA GAGGAGGCTCTGCAGCGCTCCCTGCAGGATGCGGAGAAGCGCGCTGACTTCCAGAAGATGCTGACGGAGATCCAGAGCCAGATCCAGACGCACAGCGCTCGCAACGACAAGCTGTGCCGAGAAAACGCCGCGCTGACGGAGAAACTGGAGACTCTGGTGAGCCAGAGTCAGCAGAGAGACGAG AGTCTGGAGAAGATGGACAAGCATCACGAGCTGCAGCTGCGACTGGCCGAGGCCAAACTGCAGCAGGCGGAAGCTCAGCTGGCCGACGCCACCGACAGACACAAGAGGGAGAAAGAATAC TTACTTAGAGAAGCCatagagaaaacaaagaaatgctTCACAATGAAGGAGCAGGAGctgaacatgaagaagaag ctgacGCTCTACTCTCAGAAGTTTGACGAGTTCCAGGAGACTTTGTCAAAGAGCAATGAGATCTACGTTCGCTTCAAGAAGGAGATGGAGAAC ATGtcagagaagatgaagaagctggagaaggagtcCAACGTCTGGAAGACCAGGTTCGAGAACTGCAACAAGGCTCTGAACGATGTGATGCAGGAG AGGACGGAACGGGGTCACGAGTACGACGTCTTTGTCCTGAAGATCCAGAGGCTGGAGAAGTTGTGCCGGgcgctgcaggaggagaggagcggtcTCTACCGCAAGATCAAGGAGGTCCAGCAGGCCCAGAGCCAGGGCTGTGCCCAGGTGCAGGAGGCTGACCCTGTTCTGTGCGACAACATGGCCCGGCtgaaggaggagcagctgaaacTGCAGGAGTTTGCAGCTGCGCTGCTGAGCTCCCCTGCTGCCgccgaggaggaagaagagcaggaggaagaggagcttcCACTGGACCAAGACCTGCTCGCTTCTGCCTTCCTCCACTTCCAAACCAAAACCTCAGAGGCACCAGGACCCGCAGCGGAGGAGCTGCCCGCCACCTTGGAGCCAGAAGAGGCCAAGAACCCAGAGACACAGAGTCACAGAGACCAGTGA